A genomic stretch from Flavobacterium sp. KS-LB2 includes:
- a CDS encoding glycosyltransferase family 9 protein encodes MSILKKVNVFRRILTRNLTKNIGSSQKNQEIDLTQKIEIKRVLISRPNHRLGNLLLITPLVQEVINTFPECKIDLFVKGGLAPIVFQNYENINHIIELPKKPFKNLINYFQVWVKIKSAKYDIVINVDKNSSSGRLSAQFANAKYKFFGEIDDTIQLQYNDYEHIAKYPIYEFRSFLTTLGFQQKEHPIPSLDLKLSPAELAEGKKIVDALVPNDKKTIAIFTYATADKCYSETWWEEFYSKLKTTHEDYNIIEVLPVENISQIGFKAPTFYSKDIREIGAVIANTTIFIGADSGIMHLASASLTPTVGLFSRSNQKKYAPYNTNSVAINTNTSTTEESIKVIDSILTKS; translated from the coding sequence ATGAGTATCTTAAAAAAAGTAAATGTATTCCGAAGAATTTTAACCCGAAACCTAACTAAAAACATAGGCAGTTCACAAAAAAATCAAGAGATAGATTTGACTCAAAAAATTGAAATCAAAAGAGTTTTAATTTCTAGACCCAATCATAGATTAGGAAATTTACTGCTGATCACGCCGTTAGTACAAGAGGTTATAAACACTTTTCCTGAATGTAAAATTGATTTATTTGTAAAAGGCGGATTAGCTCCAATAGTTTTTCAAAACTATGAAAACATTAATCATATCATTGAACTTCCAAAGAAACCATTTAAAAATCTAATTAATTACTTTCAAGTTTGGGTAAAAATAAAAAGTGCCAAATATGATATTGTAATCAACGTAGATAAAAATTCCTCATCTGGACGTTTATCAGCTCAATTTGCAAATGCAAAATATAAGTTTTTTGGTGAAATAGACGACACAATTCAGTTGCAATACAACGATTACGAACACATTGCGAAGTATCCCATATATGAATTTAGAAGCTTTCTAACTACGTTAGGATTTCAGCAAAAAGAGCATCCAATTCCATCGCTAGATCTTAAATTAAGTCCAGCTGAATTAGCTGAAGGCAAAAAAATAGTGGATGCGTTGGTTCCTAACGACAAAAAAACTATTGCTATTTTCACCTATGCAACAGCTGATAAATGCTATTCAGAAACTTGGTGGGAAGAGTTTTATTCAAAATTAAAGACTACCCATGAAGATTACAATATTATTGAAGTTTTACCGGTAGAAAATATTTCCCAAATTGGCTTTAAAGCACCTACCTTTTATAGTAAAGACATTCGAGAAATTGGTGCCGTTATTGCAAATACAACGATTTTCATTGGTGCCGACAGTGGAATTATGCATTTGGCTAGTGCTTCATTGACACCTACAGTGGGATTATTTTCACGTTCAAATCAGAAAAAATATGCCCCTTACAATACTAATAGTGTAGCCATAAATACTAATACTAGTACTACAGAAGAATCAATCAAAGTGATAGACAGCATACTTACTAAAAGTTAA
- a CDS encoding AAA family ATPase, with protein MSDVAAIHNLVQKRNKLKTEIAKIIVGQNDVVDQILLCIFSGGHALLVGVPGLAKTLMVNTLAQALGLDFKRIQFTPDLMPSDILGSEILDENRHFKFIKGPIFSNIILADEINRTPPKTQAALLEAMQERSVTIAGENYKLDLPYFVLATQNPIEQEGTYPLPEAQLDRFMFAIKLEYPSFLEEVQVVKQTTSDIKNTINPLFTAQEIIDFQQLIRRIPVADNVIEYAVTLVSKTRPDNPLSNEFVKNYLDWGAGPRASQNLILAAKANAAFNGKFSPDIEDVKAVATGILRHRIIKNYKADAEGITEEMIISKLM; from the coding sequence ATGTCAGACGTAGCAGCAATACATAACTTGGTTCAAAAAAGGAATAAGCTAAAAACGGAGATAGCAAAAATCATTGTAGGTCAAAATGATGTAGTAGATCAAATTTTGCTTTGTATATTTTCTGGTGGGCATGCATTATTGGTAGGAGTTCCAGGATTAGCCAAAACATTGATGGTAAATACCCTTGCACAAGCATTGGGGCTTGATTTTAAAAGAATTCAGTTTACTCCGGATTTGATGCCATCGGATATACTTGGAAGTGAAATACTAGATGAAAACCGTCATTTCAAGTTCATAAAAGGACCTATTTTTTCCAATATTATTTTGGCTGACGAAATCAACAGAACGCCACCAAAAACTCAGGCAGCTTTACTAGAAGCGATGCAGGAGCGTTCGGTTACTATTGCGGGTGAAAACTATAAACTAGATTTGCCTTATTTTGTTTTGGCAACTCAAAATCCTATTGAGCAAGAAGGAACTTATCCGTTGCCAGAAGCACAGTTGGATCGTTTTATGTTTGCTATAAAACTAGAATATCCTTCTTTTTTAGAAGAAGTTCAAGTGGTGAAACAAACTACTTCAGATATAAAAAACACTATAAATCCATTGTTTACAGCTCAAGAAATAATCGATTTCCAACAATTAATTCGTAGAATACCTGTTGCTGATAATGTCATTGAGTATGCAGTAACATTAGTGAGTAAAACAAGACCTGATAATCCATTGTCTAATGAGTTTGTCAAAAATTATTTAGATTGGGGAGCGGGTCCGAGAGCCTCGCAAAATTTAATTTTGGCAGCGAAAGCGAATGCTGCTTTTAATGGGAAATTTTCTCCTGATATTGAAGATGTAAAAGCAGTGGCTACTGGAATTTTACGTCATAGAATTATTAAAAATTATAAAGCCGATGCCGAGGGAATTACTGAAGAAATGATTATTTCTAAGCTGATGTAA
- a CDS encoding peptidylprolyl isomerase produces MPINKIQMRSINNRIALTFFVLLISSVVASAQEIIKDSVIAPVKKIQSNQKQKIDGVIATVGDYIILDSDIDKSYLEISAGGGSVKDITRCQMLGKLLEDKLYAHQAIQDSIVVTDAEIKGMMEDRLNYMVEQIGSLDKVVKYYKKDTEEEFRTYFSDILKEGKLSSEMQKKIVDGVEITPEEVRNYFKTIPATDLPFFGVELEVAQIVVTPKVSDADKQKVIDKLNGFKKEIEEGSSFSTKAVLYSQDPGSRSNGGFYKMNRRTPFVKEFKDVAFSLAEGEISAPFQTDFGYHIIYVEKIKGQEIELRHILLTPSVTEEALNEAKEKITLIKKRIEDKEITFAEAARTLSDEKETRANGGALINPKTQDTRFELTKMDPTFYSQVSNLKEGEVSAPLLEQGEEGKKTFKLITVTNRIDEHAADYAKDYIKIKDLALKSKQITTIGKWFDEKIKETYIKIIGEYRDCDFTNNWLKK; encoded by the coding sequence ATGCCAATAAATAAAATACAAATGAGATCCATCAATAATAGAATCGCACTTACTTTTTTTGTTCTGCTTATTTCCAGTGTTGTAGCAAGTGCTCAAGAAATTATTAAGGATAGTGTCATTGCTCCGGTTAAAAAAATTCAATCCAATCAAAAACAAAAAATTGATGGGGTAATTGCTACTGTTGGTGATTATATCATACTTGATTCAGATATTGACAAGTCTTATCTTGAAATTTCTGCTGGAGGCGGTTCTGTAAAAGATATTACAAGATGCCAAATGTTAGGAAAATTATTAGAAGATAAATTATATGCGCACCAAGCTATTCAAGATAGTATTGTAGTTACTGATGCTGAGATTAAAGGCATGATGGAAGATCGATTGAACTATATGGTAGAGCAAATCGGTTCTTTAGATAAAGTAGTTAAATATTATAAAAAAGATACAGAGGAGGAATTTAGAACTTATTTCTCTGACATTTTAAAAGAAGGGAAGTTAAGTTCAGAAATGCAAAAGAAAATTGTTGACGGTGTAGAAATTACTCCTGAAGAAGTTCGTAATTATTTTAAAACGATACCTGCTACAGATCTTCCTTTTTTTGGTGTAGAGTTAGAAGTGGCTCAAATCGTTGTAACTCCCAAAGTTTCGGATGCCGATAAGCAAAAAGTAATCGATAAACTGAATGGTTTCAAAAAGGAAATTGAAGAAGGTTCTAGTTTTTCTACCAAGGCAGTTTTGTATTCTCAAGATCCAGGTTCAAGATCGAATGGTGGTTTTTATAAAATGAATCGTAGAACGCCTTTTGTAAAAGAGTTTAAAGATGTTGCTTTTAGCCTTGCTGAAGGAGAAATTTCTGCTCCTTTTCAAACAGATTTTGGATATCATATCATTTATGTAGAAAAAATAAAAGGACAAGAAATAGAATTGCGCCATATATTATTAACACCATCAGTGACGGAAGAAGCATTGAATGAGGCCAAAGAGAAAATTACTTTAATCAAAAAAAGAATTGAAGATAAAGAAATCACTTTTGCGGAAGCGGCAAGAACATTATCGGATGAGAAAGAAACTAGAGCCAACGGTGGGGCTTTAATTAATCCAAAAACACAGGATACTCGTTTTGAATTGACTAAGATGGATCCTACTTTTTACAGCCAAGTTTCTAATTTGAAAGAAGGTGAAGTTTCGGCTCCTTTATTAGAACAAGGAGAAGAAGGAAAGAAAACATTCAAATTAATTACCGTAACCAATAGAATAGATGAACATGCAGCAGATTATGCTAAAGATTACATCAAAATAAAAGATTTAGCTTTAAAAAGCAAACAAATTACTACTATCGGAAAATGGTTTGATGAAAAGATTAAAGAAACGTACATCAAAATCATAGGTGAATATAGAGATTGCGATTTTACAAACAATTGGCTTAAAAAATAG
- a CDS encoding bifunctional aconitate hydratase 2/2-methylisocitrate dehydratase, producing the protein MNTYKDYIQEIEERKGQGLHPKPIDGADLLSEIIAQIKDLNNEYRADSLNFFIYNVVPGTTPAANVKADFLKEIILGESLVNEITPAFALELLSHMKGGPSIKVLLDLALGNDAVIAKEAAEVLKTQVYLYEADTDRLEAAFKSGNEIAKEILVSYAKAEFFTKLPEVVEEIKVVTFIAGEGDISTDLLSPGNQAHSRSDRELHGKCFISPEAQDKIEVLKTQHPDKSVMLIAEKGTMGVGSSRMSGVNNVALWSGKQASPYVPFINIAPIVAGTNGISPIFLTTVDVTGGIGLDLKNWVKKLDENGEALRNENGDPILEEAYSVATGTVLTINTKTKKLYNGDQELIDISKAFTPQKMEFIKAGGSYAIVFGKKLQTFASKTLGIDIVPVFAPSKEVSVEGQGLTAVEKIFNKNAVGNTPGKVLHAGSDVRVTVNIVGSQDTTGLMTSQELESMAATVISPIVDGAYQSGCHTASVWDNKSKANIPRLMKFMNDFGLITARDPKGEYHAMTDVIHKVLNDITVDEWAIIIGGDSHTRMSKGVAFGADSGTVALALATGEASMPIPESVKVTFKGDMKHYMDFRDVVHATQSQMLQQFGGENVFQGRIIEVHIGTLTADQAFTFTDWTAEMKAKASICISEDDTLIESLEIAKGRIQIMIDKGMDNQKQVLKGLIDIANNRIAEIRSGEKPALTPDANAKYYAEVVIDLDIVAEPMIADPDVNNADVSKRYTHDTIRPLSFYGGTKKVDLGFVGSCMVHKGDLKILSQMLKNIDEQHGKVEFKAPLVVAPPTYNIVDELKAEGDWEVLQKYSGFEFDDNAPKGVARTGYENILYLERPGCNLCMGNQEKAAKGDTVMATSTRLFQGRVVEDTEGKKGESLLSSTPVVVLSTILGRTPTIEEYKAAVKGINLTQFAPSHKLLVK; encoded by the coding sequence ATGAACACTTATAAGGATTATATTCAAGAGATTGAAGAACGAAAAGGTCAAGGGCTTCACCCAAAACCAATTGATGGCGCTGATTTACTAAGCGAAATCATTGCGCAAATTAAAGATTTAAATAACGAGTATAGAGCGGATTCTCTTAACTTCTTTATTTATAATGTTGTACCAGGAACTACACCTGCTGCTAATGTTAAAGCTGATTTTTTAAAAGAGATTATTCTTGGCGAATCCCTTGTAAATGAAATTACACCTGCATTTGCATTAGAGTTGTTATCACACATGAAAGGTGGTCCATCGATAAAAGTGTTACTTGATTTAGCTTTAGGAAATGATGCTGTAATTGCAAAAGAAGCTGCGGAAGTTCTGAAAACACAAGTGTATCTATATGAAGCAGATACAGATCGTTTAGAAGCAGCTTTCAAAAGTGGTAATGAAATAGCAAAAGAAATCTTAGTAAGCTATGCAAAAGCAGAGTTTTTTACGAAATTACCAGAGGTAGTAGAAGAAATTAAGGTGGTTACATTCATCGCTGGTGAAGGGGATATTTCAACAGATTTACTTTCTCCGGGAAACCAAGCACACTCCCGTTCAGATCGTGAATTGCATGGTAAATGTTTTATTTCTCCAGAAGCTCAAGATAAAATTGAAGTTCTTAAAACGCAACATCCAGATAAATCTGTAATGTTAATTGCAGAAAAAGGTACAATGGGTGTTGGTTCATCTAGAATGTCAGGTGTAAATAATGTGGCACTTTGGTCTGGTAAACAAGCAAGTCCTTATGTTCCATTTATTAATATAGCTCCTATTGTAGCTGGAACAAATGGTATTTCTCCAATTTTCCTGACTACTGTAGATGTAACGGGTGGTATTGGTCTTGATCTTAAAAACTGGGTCAAAAAATTAGATGAAAACGGAGAAGCACTTCGTAATGAAAATGGGGATCCAATTTTAGAAGAAGCATATTCTGTTGCAACTGGAACTGTCTTAACCATCAACACAAAGACAAAAAAATTATATAATGGCGACCAAGAATTAATTGATATTTCTAAGGCATTCACTCCTCAGAAAATGGAATTCATTAAAGCTGGTGGGTCTTACGCAATTGTATTTGGAAAAAAATTACAAACATTTGCTTCAAAAACGTTAGGAATTGATATCGTACCAGTATTCGCTCCGTCAAAAGAAGTTTCTGTTGAAGGACAGGGACTTACTGCGGTAGAAAAAATATTTAATAAAAATGCGGTTGGAAATACACCGGGTAAAGTGTTACATGCGGGTTCTGATGTTCGTGTTACCGTAAATATTGTAGGTTCGCAAGATACAACAGGTTTGATGACTTCTCAAGAATTAGAGTCTATGGCTGCAACTGTGATTTCGCCAATTGTTGACGGTGCTTACCAATCTGGTTGTCACACTGCTTCAGTTTGGGATAATAAATCGAAAGCAAATATTCCAAGATTGATGAAATTCATGAATGATTTTGGTTTGATTACTGCTCGTGACCCAAAAGGAGAATATCACGCCATGACGGATGTAATTCATAAGGTTTTGAATGATATAACTGTAGACGAATGGGCTATTATTATTGGTGGTGATTCGCATACAAGAATGTCCAAAGGTGTGGCTTTTGGTGCTGATTCAGGAACTGTTGCGCTTGCATTGGCTACAGGCGAAGCTTCTATGCCAATTCCAGAATCAGTGAAAGTTACGTTCAAAGGAGACATGAAACATTACATGGATTTCCGTGATGTGGTGCATGCTACGCAATCGCAAATGTTGCAGCAATTTGGTGGAGAGAATGTATTCCAAGGAAGAATTATTGAGGTTCACATTGGTACACTTACGGCTGACCAAGCGTTTACGTTTACAGATTGGACAGCAGAGATGAAAGCAAAAGCTTCAATCTGTATTTCTGAGGATGATACTTTAATAGAATCATTAGAGATTGCTAAGGGAAGAATCCAAATTATGATTGATAAAGGTATGGACAATCAAAAGCAAGTGCTGAAAGGATTGATCGATATTGCAAATAATAGAATTGCTGAAATTCGATCAGGTGAAAAACCAGCTTTAACACCAGATGCAAACGCAAAATATTATGCGGAAGTAGTTATTGATTTAGATATTGTTGCAGAACCAATGATCGCAGATCCAGACGTAAATAATGCGGATGTTTCTAAGCGTTATACTCACGATACAATTCGTCCTCTTTCTTTTTACGGGGGAACAAAAAAAGTAGATCTTGGATTTGTTGGTTCTTGTATGGTTCACAAAGGAGATTTGAAAATTTTATCTCAAATGCTGAAAAATATAGATGAACAACATGGTAAAGTTGAGTTTAAAGCACCACTTGTAGTAGCGCCTCCAACATATAACATCGTTGATGAATTGAAAGCAGAGGGTGATTGGGAAGTGTTACAAAAATATTCTGGTTTTGAATTTGACGATAATGCGCCTAAAGGTGTAGCTCGTACTGGATATGAAAATATTCTGTATTTAGAACGTCCTGGTTGTAACCTTTGTATGGGTAATCAAGAAAAAGCAGCCAAAGGAGATACAGTTATGGCGACTTCTACTCGACTTTTCCAAGGAAGAGTGGTGGAAGATACAGAAGGGAAAAAAGGAGAATCATTACTTTCATCAACACCTGTTGTTGTATTGTCTACAATCTTAGGTAGAACACCTACTATTGAAGAGTACAAAGCAGCAGTGAAGGGAATTAATTTGACACAATTTGCACCTTCTCACAAGCTATTAGTTAAATAA
- a CDS encoding VOC family protein: MKKLTTFLLVFLCTGIFYAQNTNSFALKLDHMALSVKDLDRSVAFYTTVLKLTEITNLTRKEGIRWVSLGDGKELHLVSTIKEPVIVNKAVHLAFKSANFDALVKALKAAHITYSDWPGKLDTITVRADGIKQIYIQDPDGYWIEINSAEQH; encoded by the coding sequence ATGAAAAAATTAACCACATTTCTACTTGTATTTTTATGTACTGGAATATTTTACGCCCAGAATACCAACTCCTTTGCTTTGAAGTTGGATCATATGGCACTTTCAGTAAAAGACTTGGATCGTTCTGTCGCTTTTTATACTACTGTTTTGAAACTTACTGAAATTACTAATCTTACGAGAAAGGAAGGTATTCGTTGGGTTTCATTGGGCGATGGAAAAGAATTACATTTAGTTTCTACTATAAAAGAACCTGTTATAGTAAACAAAGCGGTGCATCTTGCATTCAAATCGGCAAATTTTGACGCGCTGGTTAAAGCCCTTAAAGCAGCACACATAACCTATTCTGACTGGCCAGGAAAACTTGACACAATTACTGTTAGAGCTGACGGAATTAAACAAATTTACATACAAGATCCAGACGGATATTGGATTGAAATAAATAGTGCAGAACAACACTAA
- a CDS encoding LysM peptidoglycan-binding domain-containing protein → MSFRVIVTLFLLNSIVLFSQENITKHTIAKGETISSIAEKYDVKQSAIFKLNPKAKNLLKLNSILLIPVAATKKTNNKSKVAADLPSKEHEVLAKETPYGIAKQYGISLKELNELNPTIEATGLRIGQKIIIPANATSTEAVVISQTKKVSQKPELVVTTPVIETEKSLTEQITIEVLPKESKYSIARKYGITVKDLDKANPTLGAKALRVGQKITIPGNGIPVTAAVVVPQENKQLFTKEAVVSAEPLNVVPKMEAAVASQPKSEAQTISQANETTSSVENNIVREVLPKETKYGIAKQYGITVQELEKQNPEVKNALRVGDKLNIRTNTVPVENNSVASTDNSNPITIESTKIDFNNTLKPTFSHDFLDQLIERASENIGTRYRTGGTSKAGFDCSGLMCTTFGAFDIKLPRTSREQSGIGTRINTEEAQKGDLIFFKTNGRSQINHVGMVVEVCEGEIKFIHSSVSNGVIISSTKEKYYEKNFSQINRVLQ, encoded by the coding sequence ATGAGTTTTAGAGTAATTGTAACATTGTTTTTATTAAATAGTATCGTTCTTTTTTCACAAGAAAATATCACAAAACACACTATTGCAAAAGGGGAAACCATCTCTAGTATTGCGGAAAAATATGATGTTAAACAAAGCGCAATTTTTAAATTAAATCCAAAGGCAAAAAATCTATTAAAACTCAATTCCATTTTATTAATTCCTGTAGCAGCCACTAAAAAGACAAATAATAAATCCAAGGTTGCAGCAGATTTACCCTCAAAAGAGCATGAAGTTTTGGCCAAAGAAACGCCTTATGGAATTGCAAAACAATACGGAATCTCTCTAAAAGAATTAAACGAACTCAACCCAACAATAGAAGCGACAGGATTAAGAATTGGTCAAAAAATTATAATTCCAGCAAATGCAACTTCAACTGAAGCAGTTGTTATCTCTCAAACCAAAAAGGTTTCTCAAAAACCAGAATTAGTAGTTACTACTCCAGTAATTGAAACTGAGAAATCACTAACGGAACAAATCACGATAGAAGTACTACCAAAAGAATCAAAATATTCTATCGCTAGAAAATACGGAATCACAGTTAAAGATTTAGACAAAGCAAATCCAACGTTAGGAGCCAAAGCACTTAGAGTAGGTCAAAAAATAACTATTCCAGGAAATGGAATACCAGTTACAGCAGCAGTAGTTGTGCCACAAGAAAATAAACAATTGTTTACTAAAGAAGCTGTTGTTAGTGCTGAACCATTAAATGTTGTACCTAAAATGGAAGCAGCAGTCGCTTCTCAGCCAAAATCTGAAGCTCAAACTATTTCTCAAGCAAATGAAACGACAAGCTCAGTTGAGAATAATATTGTTCGTGAAGTTTTGCCCAAAGAAACTAAATACGGTATTGCAAAACAATACGGAATTACAGTTCAAGAATTAGAAAAACAAAACCCAGAAGTTAAAAATGCACTTCGTGTAGGCGATAAATTGAATATCCGTACGAATACTGTGCCAGTAGAAAATAATAGTGTTGCAAGTACTGATAATAGCAATCCAATTACGATTGAGAGCACTAAAATTGATTTTAATAACACATTAAAGCCTACTTTTAGCCATGATTTTCTAGATCAATTGATAGAACGTGCTTCAGAAAATATAGGAACTAGGTACCGCACTGGTGGAACATCAAAAGCAGGTTTTGACTGCTCTGGACTGATGTGTACTACTTTTGGAGCATTTGATATAAAGTTACCTAGAACATCAAGAGAACAATCAGGCATCGGTACTAGAATAAATACTGAAGAAGCCCAAAAAGGGGATTTGATTTTCTTTAAAACAAACGGTAGAAGCCAAATAAACCATGTAGGTATGGTGGTAGAAGTTTGTGAAGGGGAGATAAAATTCATCCACTCTTCGGTGAGTAATGGTGTTATTATTTCCTCGACTAAAGAAAAGTACTATGAGAAAAATTTCTCTCAAATAAATAGAGTTTTGCAATAA
- a CDS encoding CDGSH iron-sulfur domain-containing protein, with product MSTTKLTINRNGSIKIEGDFEITDCDGKTYGLEGRTALGLCRCGLSVNKPFCDGSHRNGFEHEPAAFDLPPMKTK from the coding sequence ATGAGCACAACAAAACTAACAATCAATCGCAATGGATCTATAAAAATTGAAGGAGATTTTGAAATAACAGATTGTGATGGAAAAACATACGGCCTAGAAGGGAGAACGGCTTTAGGTCTTTGCCGTTGTGGTTTATCGGTAAACAAACCTTTTTGTGATGGTTCACACCGCAATGGTTTTGAGCATGAACCTGCTGCATTTGACTTGCCACCAATGAAAACAAAATAA
- a CDS encoding aconitate hydratase — protein sequence MAFDIEMIKEVYANMTSRVDKAREIVGRPLTLTEKILYTHLWDGNPTKAFTKGVDYVDFAPDRVACQDATAQMALLQFMHAGKKKVAVPTTVHCDHLILAKNGAKSDLALANTQSKEVFDFLSSVSDKYGIGFWKPGSGIIHQIVLENYAFPGGLMIGTDSHTVNAGGLGMLAIGVGGADAVDVMSGMSWELKFPKLIGVKLTGKLSGWTAPKDVILKVADILTVKGGTGAILEYFGEGATSMSCTGKGTICNMGAEIGATTSTFGYDESMRRYLSATGRQDVVDAADNVASYLTADPEVYANPETYFDQVIEINLSELEPHINGPFTPDRGTPVSKMKEEAAANGWPIKVEWGLIGSCTNSSYEDMARAASIVNQAVEMGISPKAEFGINPGSEQIRYTIERDGIIATFEKMGTKVFTNACGPCIGQWDRAGADKQEKNTIVHSFNRNFSKRADGNPNTHAFVTSPEMVAALAISGRLDFNPITDTLITDNGDEVKLTAPYGDELPKKGFAVEDAGFQAPAADGSGVMVAVSETSDRLQLLAPFEAWDGKNITGAKLLIKAFGKCTTDHISMAGPWLRFRGHLDNISNNMLIGAVNAFNQKTNSVKNQLTGEYDAVPAVARAYKAAGIASIVVGDHNYGEGSSREHAAMEPRFLGVKAVLVKSFARIHETNLKKQGMLGLTFVNEADYDKIQEDDTINFTDLVDFAPGKPLTVEFVHADGTKDVILANHTYNEGQIGWFVAGSALNLIAAASNA from the coding sequence ATGGCATTTGATATTGAAATGATCAAAGAAGTGTATGCAAATATGACCTCTCGTGTAGACAAAGCACGTGAGATAGTTGGTCGTCCACTTACTTTAACAGAGAAAATTTTGTACACCCATCTTTGGGATGGTAATCCTACTAAGGCGTTTACGAAAGGTGTAGATTATGTAGATTTTGCTCCAGATAGAGTAGCGTGTCAAGATGCAACAGCTCAAATGGCTTTATTGCAATTTATGCATGCGGGAAAGAAAAAAGTTGCTGTTCCTACAACAGTGCACTGTGATCACTTAATTCTAGCAAAAAATGGAGCGAAATCTGATTTAGCTCTAGCAAACACGCAATCAAAAGAAGTTTTTGATTTCCTTTCTTCAGTATCGGATAAATATGGAATTGGTTTCTGGAAACCAGGTTCAGGTATTATTCACCAAATCGTTTTAGAGAACTATGCATTCCCTGGAGGTTTGATGATTGGTACTGATTCACATACTGTAAATGCTGGTGGATTAGGAATGTTAGCTATTGGCGTTGGTGGTGCTGATGCGGTAGATGTAATGTCGGGAATGTCTTGGGAATTGAAATTTCCAAAATTAATAGGAGTAAAATTAACTGGAAAATTATCGGGTTGGACGGCACCAAAAGACGTAATTCTTAAAGTGGCAGATATTCTTACCGTAAAAGGAGGTACTGGAGCTATCTTAGAATATTTCGGAGAAGGTGCTACTTCTATGTCATGTACTGGAAAAGGAACTATTTGTAATATGGGTGCCGAAATTGGAGCAACTACATCTACATTTGGTTATGACGAGTCAATGAGAAGGTATCTTTCTGCAACAGGTCGTCAGGACGTAGTAGATGCGGCTGATAATGTTGCTTCTTACTTAACTGCCGATCCAGAGGTATATGCAAATCCGGAAACGTATTTCGATCAAGTTATCGAAATCAATCTTTCTGAATTAGAGCCACATATTAACGGACCTTTTACTCCAGATCGTGGTACACCAGTTTCTAAAATGAAAGAAGAAGCCGCTGCTAATGGCTGGCCTATAAAAGTTGAATGGGGATTAATTGGTTCTTGTACTAACTCTTCTTATGAAGATATGGCGCGTGCTGCCTCTATCGTAAACCAAGCAGTTGAAATGGGAATTAGCCCAAAAGCAGAGTTTGGAATCAATCCAGGTTCGGAGCAAATTAGATATACTATCGAAAGAGACGGAATCATCGCTACTTTTGAAAAAATGGGAACCAAAGTATTTACAAATGCGTGCGGACCATGTATAGGACAATGGGATAGAGCAGGAGCCGATAAACAAGAAAAAAATACCATCGTTCATTCTTTCAACCGTAACTTTTCTAAACGTGCTGATGGTAACCCAAACACACACGCTTTTGTAACGTCTCCAGAAATGGTTGCCGCATTAGCTATTTCAGGACGCTTGGATTTTAATCCAATCACTGATACTCTGATCACTGATAACGGTGACGAAGTGAAACTGACTGCTCCTTATGGTGATGAATTGCCTAAAAAAGGTTTCGCAGTAGAAGATGCCGGTTTTCAAGCACCAGCAGCAGATGGAAGTGGCGTAATGGTAGCGGTCTCTGAAACTTCAGATCGTTTGCAATTGTTGGCGCCATTCGAAGCTTGGGATGGGAAAAATATTACAGGTGCTAAATTATTAATAAAAGCATTTGGGAAATGTACTACAGATCATATTTCTATGGCCGGACCTTGGTTGCGTTTCCGTGGGCACTTAGATAATATTTCTAATAATATGTTGATTGGAGCAGTAAATGCTTTTAACCAAAAAACAAATTCAGTCAAAAACCAATTGACTGGAGAATACGATGCAGTTCCGGCTGTAGCGCGTGCTTACAAAGCCGCTGGAATTGCTTCAATTGTTGTAGGTGATCACAATTATGGAGAAGGTTCGTCACGTGAACATGCAGCTATGGAACCACGTTTTTTAGGTGTGAAAGCAGTTTTGGTAAAATCTTTTGCTCGTATTCACGAAACCAACTTGAAAAAACAAGGGATGTTAGGATTAACTTTTGTTAACGAAGCTGACTACGATAAAATCCAAGAAGATGATACTATCAACTTTACTGATTTAGTCGATTTTGCTCCAGGAAAACCATTAACAGTAGAATTTGTTCATGCAGATGGTACCAAAGATGTAATCCTAGCAAATCATACCTACAACGAAGGGCAAATTGGTTGGTTCGTTGCCGGTTCAGCATTAAACTTAATAGCAGCTGCCAGTAACGCATAA